The Atlantibacter hermannii genomic interval CCACCAGGTCGGTAGGATCTTTGACCCAAAATACCGGCCCGTTAGCGAGCGCCATATCGCGAATGGTTCCTCCGCCCACTGCCGTCACCACACCCAGCACCAGCACGCCAAATGGGTCCATACGCAGTTTACCGGCCAATAAAACGCCTGAAATAGCAAAAACGGCAGTACCAATGATATCCAGCCAATAGACCAGCATTGCTCACCCTCATGATTTCGTTATTTCCGCCAGTGACTGGCAGAGCTGTTTTGCGGCGAGGATAATACGCGGCCCGGCACGTTCAAACCAGTCGTCATGAAGGGCAATAACCGGAACATTGAGCTGGTCATGCCAAAATTGGCTTGTTTTTGGAATATTGCGCTGTTCTCCTGCAACCACAATTGCCTGCGGCTTGCGCATCAGAACCTGCTCGCGGCTGACCTGCGGCCAGGGTACGCGGCTGTCGGCAAAGATATTTT includes:
- the btuF_1 gene encoding vitamin B12-binding protein; the encoded protein is MTVDDIVGALRQLAKWSPNPDQANAAADKLAQEYAALQKQYADRPKIRVFLQFGGQPLFTSGKSSLQNQILEVCGGENIFADSRVPWPQVSREQVLMRKPQAIVVAGEQRNIPKTSQFWHDQLNVPVIALHDDWFERAGPRIILAAKQLCQSLAEITKS